A window of the Gossypium hirsutum isolate 1008001.06 chromosome A05, Gossypium_hirsutum_v2.1, whole genome shotgun sequence genome harbors these coding sequences:
- the LOC107959306 gene encoding aldehyde dehydrogenase family 3 member F1 isoform X2: MLKHFVMSVLQVGLLKKSLNLALKDLRTWMASKEAKLPSIALLSYAELVPEPLGLILVISSWNFPMGLSLEPLIGAIAAGNAVVIKPSELAPASSSLLANALPNYLDTQAIKVIEGGPAVGQQLLHHKWDKIFFTGSTKVGRIIMSEAAKNLTPVTLELGGKCPAILDSLSWSWDKEVAINRIIGAKYGSCAGQACISIDYLLVEKPFSSTVMELMKALIKKMYGDNPRESHSISRIINKHHFLRLKDLLTDQKVKDCIVYGGSMDEDSLFIEPTILVDPPLESAMMTEEIFGPLLPIITLDKIEDSIDFINSRPKPLALYAFTKNKVLKERLVSETSSGSVVFNDAIIQFAADTLPFGGIGESGIGKYHGTFSFDTFTHYKAVARRSLLTDFWYRFPPWNNYKLELLENTYNYDYFGLLLVILGLKRSRKTFLVN; encoded by the exons ATGTTGAAGCATTTCGTGATGAG TGTTTTGCAGGTAGGACTTTTAAAGAAATCACTGAATCTTGCATTGAAGGATTTGAGAACATGGATGGCAAGCAAAGAG GCTAAACTTCCTTCAATTGCACTGCTTTCATATGCTGAATTGGTTCCTGAGCCTCTTGGCCTTATCCTCGTTATCTCTTCTTGGAACTTTCCCATGG GATTGTCCTTGGAGCCTTTGATAGGAGCCATAGCTGCAGGAAATGCTGTGGTTATAAAACCATCAGAGTTGGCCCCTGCAAGTTCTTCTCTTCTTGCTAATGCCCTCCCCAATTACCTTGATACTCAAGCTATCAAGGTCATTGAGGGTGGCCCTGCTGTTGGTCAACAACTGCTTCACCACAAATGGGACAAGATTTTCTTCACAG GAAGTACAAAAGTGGGACGGATAATAATGTCAGAAGCAGCAAAGAATCTAACGCCAGTTACTCTAGAGCTGGGTGGGAAATGCCCTGCTATTCTTGATTCCCTTTCCTGGTCTTGGGACAAGGAG GTGGCTATAAATCGAATCATTGGGGCAAAATATGGATCTTGTGCGGGTCAAGCATGTATATCAATTGACTATCTATTAGTGGAAAAGCCATTTTCATCTACCGTG ATGGAACTGATGAAGGCCCTGATCAAGAAAATGTATGGAGATAACCCTAGAGAATCACACAGTATTTCGAGGATAATTAACAAACATCATTTCTTGAGACTGAAAgaccttttaactgatcaaaaggTTAAAGACTGTATTGTCTATGGCGGTTCAATGGATGAAGACAGCTT GTTCATTGAGCCAACAATATTAGTGGATCCCCCACTAGAATCAGCAATGATGACAGAAGAGATCTTTGGTCCATTGCTTCCAATAATCACG TTGGATAAGATTGAAGACAGTATTGATTTTATCAATTCAAGGCCTAAACCATTAGCACTATATGCTTTCACCAAAAATAAGGTGTTGAAGGAGAGATTGGTATCTGAAACATCATCTGGAAGTGTGGTTTTTAATGATGCAATCATTCAG TTCGCAGCTGACACCCTTCCATTTGGGGGCATTGGTGAAAGTGGGATAGGAAAATACCATGGGACATTCTCCTTTGACACATTTACACACTACAAGGCAGTGGCCAGAAGAAGCTTACTCACTGATTTTTGGTATAGGTTCCCTCCATGGAACAATTACAAACTGGAACTCCTTGAGAATACTTACAATTACGATTATTTTGGATTGCTGCTTGTCATTTTGGGGTTGAAGAGGTCTAGAAAGACTTTTCTCGTCAACTAG
- the LOC107959306 gene encoding aldehyde dehydrogenase family 3 member F1 isoform X1, with translation MEKDLGKEIMEMREYYRKGNTKHVTWRRAQLKGLLSFLAEKEVEIFTVLNLDLGKNYVEAFRDEVGLLKKSLNLALKDLRTWMASKEAKLPSIALLSYAELVPEPLGLILVISSWNFPMGLSLEPLIGAIAAGNAVVIKPSELAPASSSLLANALPNYLDTQAIKVIEGGPAVGQQLLHHKWDKIFFTGSTKVGRIIMSEAAKNLTPVTLELGGKCPAILDSLSWSWDKEVAINRIIGAKYGSCAGQACISIDYLLVEKPFSSTVMELMKALIKKMYGDNPRESHSISRIINKHHFLRLKDLLTDQKVKDCIVYGGSMDEDSLFIEPTILVDPPLESAMMTEEIFGPLLPIITLDKIEDSIDFINSRPKPLALYAFTKNKVLKERLVSETSSGSVVFNDAIIQFAADTLPFGGIGESGIGKYHGTFSFDTFTHYKAVARRSLLTDFWYRFPPWNNYKLELLENTYNYDYFGLLLVILGLKRSRKTFLVN, from the exons ATGGAGAAAGATTTGGGGAAGGAGATTATGGAGATGAGGGAGTATTATAGGAAGGGAAACACCAAACATGTAACATGGAGGAGGGCTCAGCTCAAAGGCTTGCTATCTTTTCTTGCGGAAAAAGAGGTGGAAATTTTCACGGTTTTAAACCTGGATTTAGGGAAGAATTATGTTGAAGCATTTCGTGATGAG GTAGGACTTTTAAAGAAATCACTGAATCTTGCATTGAAGGATTTGAGAACATGGATGGCAAGCAAAGAG GCTAAACTTCCTTCAATTGCACTGCTTTCATATGCTGAATTGGTTCCTGAGCCTCTTGGCCTTATCCTCGTTATCTCTTCTTGGAACTTTCCCATGG GATTGTCCTTGGAGCCTTTGATAGGAGCCATAGCTGCAGGAAATGCTGTGGTTATAAAACCATCAGAGTTGGCCCCTGCAAGTTCTTCTCTTCTTGCTAATGCCCTCCCCAATTACCTTGATACTCAAGCTATCAAGGTCATTGAGGGTGGCCCTGCTGTTGGTCAACAACTGCTTCACCACAAATGGGACAAGATTTTCTTCACAG GAAGTACAAAAGTGGGACGGATAATAATGTCAGAAGCAGCAAAGAATCTAACGCCAGTTACTCTAGAGCTGGGTGGGAAATGCCCTGCTATTCTTGATTCCCTTTCCTGGTCTTGGGACAAGGAG GTGGCTATAAATCGAATCATTGGGGCAAAATATGGATCTTGTGCGGGTCAAGCATGTATATCAATTGACTATCTATTAGTGGAAAAGCCATTTTCATCTACCGTG ATGGAACTGATGAAGGCCCTGATCAAGAAAATGTATGGAGATAACCCTAGAGAATCACACAGTATTTCGAGGATAATTAACAAACATCATTTCTTGAGACTGAAAgaccttttaactgatcaaaaggTTAAAGACTGTATTGTCTATGGCGGTTCAATGGATGAAGACAGCTT GTTCATTGAGCCAACAATATTAGTGGATCCCCCACTAGAATCAGCAATGATGACAGAAGAGATCTTTGGTCCATTGCTTCCAATAATCACG TTGGATAAGATTGAAGACAGTATTGATTTTATCAATTCAAGGCCTAAACCATTAGCACTATATGCTTTCACCAAAAATAAGGTGTTGAAGGAGAGATTGGTATCTGAAACATCATCTGGAAGTGTGGTTTTTAATGATGCAATCATTCAG TTCGCAGCTGACACCCTTCCATTTGGGGGCATTGGTGAAAGTGGGATAGGAAAATACCATGGGACATTCTCCTTTGACACATTTACACACTACAAGGCAGTGGCCAGAAGAAGCTTACTCACTGATTTTTGGTATAGGTTCCCTCCATGGAACAATTACAAACTGGAACTCCTTGAGAATACTTACAATTACGATTATTTTGGATTGCTGCTTGTCATTTTGGGGTTGAAGAGGTCTAGAAAGACTTTTCTCGTCAACTAG